The Lynx canadensis isolate LIC74 chromosome A2, mLynCan4.pri.v2, whole genome shotgun sequence DNA segment AGTGTCTCGTCTATGATGACCTCGCACGGGTTCTAGCGTATCTGGGGAACAGCTCGTGAAGAACATATTTCCTCTGCACCCATGTGTGACTTAGGGGGGGACGAGGCCAAGTGTGGGGGGCGTGCCCCCAGTGTCCCCGACAAGCCATCCGTCTTTGTAGGTAATAAAACCGTTTTTACTCTTTTTACATTGTGCCAAGGAGGACAAAGGCGAGAGAATGAAATAAACATCCTTTGCCTTTACAGAGcttgtcaaaaaaacaaaaaaccctctttCTGGAATTGCTGAACAGGAAAACGCTATTTTCTGCGGTCATCAAAGAACCTTGCTCTCATTCCAGGGGAGTCCTGCTGCCCtggtcccccacccctgcagccggCAGCAAAGGCCAGTCACCCCCCTACCCCCGCGTGTCTCTGGAGTTGTTCCCTAGAACATTCTgggtcttcttcctcttttttttttacatgtgagaCTCCACCTGCGCTCTCTGCCAGTTCCCCAGGACAGGCCACTCGCAGGTTTGCAAGATCTCTGTCACTTGAGCCAGGACGTCCAGACAGCAGGGTGTGGGGTCCCCATTCTTGCAGAACAGAGGCTGAGTGGGGACGGATCGTGCACTCTACAGATGTAACAACTGCTCGGTCTTGAAGCGGAGGGCCAGCCGTCCCGGCAGACAGGTGGGGACAGCCCCCGGGGACAGGCGGGGTCCGGCCGCGCTGTGCTTGACTTACACgaatttttaaaggaagcaaGAGGAAAGGCCAAACTATGTCTCACAGACTCCCGGGGAGCGCAAGGGGCTCCAGTCCACCATCCAGAAGAACCCTAGCGCTGCAAACATCTCTTTCTAAACTTTGGTTATAAGAAAAATCAAttcaccacaaaaagaaatataaattcgGGCTGTAACCAGCTGATCATGTCCTTGGTGGTCTCTTGTGCAAAATAAGGCGTTTCTGAGCTCCACGTGAACTAAAACAGACAGAGAAACAGGTTGAAATAACTCCCCCACGTCAAAAGGCTCAATTCCTGCCCTGAGATAACGGGTTCGAGACCCAGGCAGCCGGcacgttggggggggggggtggtggcttgTCCCACACACCCAGCAAAGCAAAGAGCACCTGCCAGTGGGGACATGCTGGTGGAGTCCCCCGTCACCCAGAATCGTGACTTCTTTCTTTCCCGCtggaagggaaacaaacataACTCGACAGAGAAATTTCCTCTATTTACTTCAATTTCTCTTGAGGAGACCAAACACTCTGTTTTCCCCAATGGCCCTCTCGTTTATTAAGAGAGAAAATAGTACCGAACAGGACGGCATTCTTCAAAGGCAGggtttaaaaatctcatttttgtgTTAGGCGCAAAACGCACTTTGCTACCATCCTACCAATCACAAACTGTCGGAATATCCCCGACGTGTTTTACAGAAAAGAACAGCCACGCCACTGAGTCGGAAGCATGTTCCTAGACCAAGTCCCTGTGGATCAGACAGCCACCAGGAAGGTAAACCACCCATAGCCGGTGGGAAAAGCTCACTTTTGGAATTCCCTGCATGTGTGTGAACGTAACACGTCCAAGATCCTTCAAGCGAGGGAAGGGGCCTCAGAGACACCCTGACCTCAGACCCCGGTTCCCTGGGCTGTGCCCTGCGGAAGGGTCTGTCCCCCGCTCCCAAGATGCTGGGGCCCCCGAGCCCAGGCCCCCAGGCTTACGTGGTGAGCAGTGTCTACTTGCTGTCCATGCTGTAGCAGTGAACGTCACCCTTCCCCCTGGCGTCGAAGCCCGGCAGCGGCTGCCCGTACTTGTCCACGCACCAGCAGAAGCCTCGCTTCCTGCCCTTGGATGGGCGGCACTGTGGGAGGGCGCAGGGAACACAGTGAGCCCGGAGGCGCCACCACGGGGTCCCGACCCATGGAGGCTCTCTCAAGGCCCTCTGCGCTTGCGTGTAGGAGTGAGTCCTCCAGagaggcagggccagggcagTTCTGTGTCCCTCAGGCCTCGGGGACACCTGCAGGCACACCTGGGGACTGGAGCACACATCCCCCAGTGCACCTGTGTCCCAGGGCGCACGGCAGCTCGGAGTGCGCGTGTCCCAGACTGCACGCCAAGAGGCCCACCTGGGTTCTCGGTGTGGGTCTGCTGAGCGAGTGACCAATGGGGACGAACGGGGAGCAGAAGTGCTGCTGGTGAGTGGGAACAAGCGTGAAGGTGAGATGGTGGCCAGGGCAGACAGGCCGTGGGACCGAAGCCAGGGCCACAAGCACTTTGGCGGCGGCCTCGCGAATCCTGCAGATCCGGTGGGGCCGTAATGCAGTACCAGACCCATAGAGACGCACTTATCGTGGCTTCAAGTAACAACGCCACCCACGTGTCAGGACCACTGGGCGGGATGGGCCGGGGGGGTGTCTCAGGGACACTGTTTGGCCAGCGACCTCACGTCCCTATGATGGTTATTCACAATGTCACCCCTGACACAGTGCAGCTGTGTCCCTGTGCTGTCACATTTAACCAAgggtcccgggggggggggggacagcacACTGCCcgtgggcggggggagggcacgTCGGCCTCCTGTGGGCATCGGGCATGGGATGCTCGTGAGGACGCCACTCACCTGCTTTTTCTTGTAGAAGCCCTTCCTGTCGCAGTTGGGGATGTGGACGCCCCTGGGGCTGAGTGTGTCCAAGAACTTGAGGCGGTTCAGGGTGTCCTCCACCTCCCGGcggcagggcccctgggtggggggagagccaCGGGTCACTCGGGAGCGCTGGCGGCCTCACGCAGCCCCGCACACCCTCCGAGGGACCTGCCATGCCATTCTCACGAGGACCCCGACTATGGCTCCCTGTCGTGAGGTCCCCTGAGCAAGGCCTGGGGACGGAGTCACCGCAGGTCAGAGACCAGGCGCACAAAATATCGCCAGCCTCACGGACCATCTCTGTGCAGGGCACTGGGGCGCTCCTGCTCATGTCATCCACCTAGACCCCCAGAAGTTCCCCACGGTGGGAAGAGTCACCCAGTGCCTGGGGCTGGCATCCACTGCCCCctaggaggggggaggaggagagggaggaggggggaagaggagggagggaaaaggagggggaggacacaggaggagggaggagagggaagagggaggaggagggaggaagggaaagcaggggaggagggggaggaggaggagggggaggggggaggagaggagggggagggggaggaagggaaagcagtggaggaggagggggaagaggagtaggaagggaggaggggggagggggaggagggggaagagggaggaggggggagggggaggagggggaagagggaggagggggaagagggaggagggggaggaagggaaagcagtgggggaggagggggaggaggagtaggagggggaggagggaggagggggaggagaaaggaggaaggaggggggaggaggggaaggaggaaggaggggggaggagggaggaggcggagaagggaggaggcagaggagacagaggagggcgCTCACATATTCCGTCTCCCGCTTGGACTCGGAGGAGAAGTTCTGGGTGTCGGTGCTCTGGGACTCGTAGTCCAGCTTGTAGCGCTGGCTGTCCTTGGCGTGGCCCTTCTTGATGACATCCATCTTGGTGTGCAGGGGCTGGAGCTTGGTGTCAGGCAGCCGGTGTGTGCTGGGGAAGGGCTGGCCCTGCATGCTCCCCGCACTGTGCTCCTCCTCCGACTCGCTGCTGTTTCCTTGGAAAGTGCAAGGGACACGCAGATGTGACGGCCACCCACAGTCAGCGGTCTTTTCAAAACCTGACCGCGGCCACCGAGCCACGAGCCACGGCTAAGTGGAGATGTCATTCAGCGATTCCAAAGAACCTTGAAACCCCAGGTACTGGCAGCAGAGGGCAGTCACTGCGGCCCAGGAAGCCCGCTTTCTAAAATGGAAtctgggggtgctggggtggctcaggtcacggtctcatggctGGGgcttcaagtcccacgtcgggctttatacagcgtggaggctgcatggcatcctctttccctctctctctctctcaagttaagTGAacttacaaaaatacaaataaagacacTGGAATGTGCGGACTGCACAAGGCGGGGCAGCGCAGGCCTCTCCCAGCCCAGCCGGCAGGGCTTGATACCGTCCACCAGCAGGGGGCGCACCTCCGACACCGCAGGCTACCCCAGGGCAGCCTCCCCGGCCTGGGGACCCGCGCTTCTGTCCCCACCCAACGCCCCGCTGAGTCCCAGGCGCCAGGTGGGGGCAGCAATCTGCAGGTGACAAGCCCCAGGGCCTCTGATCCCAGCGCTGCCTCGTGCCACCAGGCAAAACCAGCTCCCCTCAGAGGCCGGCTAGGTCCCCTGGCTCTGGGCGTTTGGTGGTGTGCCACCGGTGCCCTGGTCCCATCTGTCACTGTCCACGCAGGGGCTGGGGCGCCCAGAGGAGCTGCACAGACCCCACGCGGGCCGGAGCCCTCCATCCCTGAGAAGGACCCCCTCCCTAGCCGCCTCTGTGACCGGCGCCCTGATGCCTGTGCCCGTGCTGGACCATCCGCTGTGTCACTGGGATTTGGATGCGGAGCCAGACGCTGTCTGGGGTCCTTTTCCAggatggtgggggcgggggtggctaCGGGGGAGCCCTTGGTAGGTCATCAGCAAGCAGTGCTAGGGTTTCCCTCCCGGGAGGGGGTGCTTGGGCCGCTGTCTGGTCCAGAATCTACCACCCCTGGGGTCCCCAGCGCCCTGCAACCCAGGGGCCAGCCCCATGTGGTGACGGCCTGCGGCTCTAGGTGACAGGAACACAGGCCTCCCTGAGGCTGGCTGGAGGACCCAGCGTCCAGCTAGATTCCGTGCTCTCCATGGGACGCGCCCAGGGCAGGTGCACTCCCCTGGGGCTCGGGGAACACTCTCTCCTCCCAGGCTCCACTTCCTCACCCGGGAAGAGC contains these protein-coding regions:
- the IGFBP3 gene encoding insulin-like growth factor-binding protein 3, whose translation is MQRARPALWAAALTALALLRGPPAARAGAGAAGAGPVVRCEPCDARALAQCAPPPAASACSELVREPGCGCCLTCALREGQPCGVYTERCGAGLRCQPPPGEPRPLQALLDGRGLCTNASAAGRLRAYLLPAPPTPGNSSESEEEHSAGSMQGQPFPSTHRLPDTKLQPLHTKMDVIKKGHAKDSQRYKLDYESQSTDTQNFSSESKRETEYGPCRREVEDTLNRLKFLDTLSPRGVHIPNCDRKGFYKKKQCRPSKGRKRGFCWCVDKYGQPLPGFDARGKGDVHCYSMDSK